The Blastomonas sp. SL216 DNA window GTGACCGGCGATACCGTGGGTGATCCGTACAAGGATACCGCAGGCCCTGCGGTCAATCCGATGATCAAGATCACCAACATTGTCGCGCTGCTGCTGCTCGCGGCGCTTGCCGCAGGCTAAGCTATGCGATAGCCTGTCAATCTGAACGACAACTCGCCCCGCCGGCCCCGTGCCTGGCGGGGCTTTTTCTGGGCATTAACCTCACCGCCCACGCTTAACGGGTTAACCATTCCACTTAAGCTGTTGTTTCGTATTCATCACCTATACGTTCCGGGGGGGCCGCGAATGTCGCGGACGGGTACAGGAACGCGAATACGGCATGGATCAGAGCCTCGCCTTGGCTGGATCACCCACCGCAGCAGCGGCTGGCGGTGCCGTGCGATTGTCGCTGCTCGACCCGGCGGCGCTGGACCCTGGCTTTGTCGCCGCGTGGCAAAGGCTGGCGGACCATTGCAGCGAACCCAATGTCTTCCACGCGCCTGACTATCTCGCACCCGCCATCGCCCATTGCGATACGCTGCGCCGCGCACGCATTGTCGCCTTGCACGACGAAGGCCAGCTCGTCGGGCTGATGCCGATGGCGCGTGAGACATATTACGGGCGCTGGCCGGTGCCGCACAGCCAGAACTGGCGGCACCCCAATTGCTTTCTGGGCACGCCGCTGATCCGGCCAGGCCATGAACGCAGCTTCTGGCAGGCGCTGCTGCTGCAGCTGGACCGCCAGCTTTCCGCCGGGCTGTTCCTGCACCTCTATGGCATCGCGACCGACGGGCCGGTCTTTGCCGCACTGCGCCAGCTGTGCAGCGATCAGCGCCGCAGCTGCGATGTGGTGCTGGCCGAGGAACGCGCGATGCTGGCCACCGACCAGCCGGGCCAGGCCTATTACGAACAGGTAGTGCGCAAGAAGAAGCGCAAGGAACTGGCGCGGCTGCGCAACCGGCTGGCAGAGATTGGCCAGATCGAGACGGTGCAGGGGCCAGGCGAAGCCGGGCTCGATGCCTGGCTGGCGGAGTTTCTGGCGCTCGAGCAATCGGGCTGGAAGGGCCGCAACGGCTCCGCGCTTGCCGACCTGCCCGGGACGCGTGCCCTCTTCCTCGAGGCGACACACCGGGCGCACGCCTCGGGCAAGCTGCACCTCATCGCCATGCGGCTTGATGGCAAGCCGATCGCGATGCTGGTCAATTTCCTCAGCCCGCCGGGTGGCTTCTCGTTCAAGACCGCGTTCGACGAGGCATTCGCCCGCTACTCGCCGGGCGTGCTGCTGCAGATCGACAATCTCGATATCCTGCGCAACCATGGCCTTGCCTGGATGGACAGCTGCGCAGCGGAAGGCCATCCGATGATCGACAGCCTCTGGGCCGAACGCCGCCATGTCGGCCGCGTTTCGGTCGGGCTCAAGGGCTTTGGCCGCCCCGCGCTGTTTGCCGCCTTCCGTCGGGGCGAACGCTTCATGGACCGCCGCCGCGCGGCGCAAGCCCCCACCCTTCCGCCTTCCGCTCCTTTGGAGACCGATGATGACTGACCAGCCGCACCCCGCAGGATTTGCCCGGACCATGACCGGCGGCGTGTTTACCGACGATGCCAAGGCGCGCTTTGCGCTCTGCTACCCGGAAACCGCGCATATCCTGACGCATGGCCTTTTGCAGCACCCACTGCTCGACTTGGAGGCGCTGGCGCAGCTGGGCGAAGCGCTGCCGGAAAAGTCGCTGGAATATAATCGCGGCGACCTGCCCATCGGCATCCGGCCCGAGGACGTGCCCAAGACCGGGCTCAGCATCGGCGAGACCATCCGCCGTATCGACAGCGCCAACAGCTGGTGCGTGCTCAAGAATATCGAGCAGGTGCCCGCCTATCGCGACCTGCTGATGAGCCTGCTGCACGAGCTGGACGACGTCACCGGCAAGACCACCGGTGCGATGCTGCGGCCCGAGGGGTTCATCTTCGTCTCGTCGCCGGGATCGATGACGCCCTATCATTTCGATCCCGAACACAACATCCTGCTGCAGCTGCGCGGATGGAAGACGATGACGGTGTTTCCGGCAGGCGATCCGCGCTTTGCCGCGCCCGAAGCGCACGAAGCCTATCATTCGGGCGGCGGGCCGCGCAATCTGCCCTGGGACGACGGCTTTGCGCTGCACGGCACCGATTACCGGCTTGAGCCGGGCCAGGCGATCTTCGTGCCGGTGATGGCGCCGCATTATGTCCGCAATGGCGATAAGCCTTCGATCTCGCTGTCGATCACCTGGCGATCGGAATGGAGCTATGCCGAAACCGATGCGCATGCGATGAACAGCGTGTTGCGCAAATACGGCTTCCGCCCCTCGCCGCCGCGCCGCTATCCGGTCAACAACCTGGTGAAATCGTACAGCTACCGCGCGCTGCGCAAGCTGGGGCTCGACTGAGCCGGGTCAACGCCCCACCAGCACGCGGATCGCGCCTTCGTTGTGCATGACGGTGGCGTGCACGCCATAGATCGCCTCGATCCAGTGCGCGGTCATGGTGTCGGCAACGCTGCCTTCGGCGACGGTGCGTCCCCCGGCCATCCAGACCAGCCGGTCGGCATGGAGCGCGGCGAGATCGAGATCGTGCAGCACGACCAGCGCGCCGCCGCCGCGATCGACAAAGCCGCGGATCAGCCGCATCACCTTGTGCTGATGGCGCGGATCGAGCGAGGCGACGGGCTCGTCCGCGACCATCATAGGCGCTTCCGAGGCAAGCGCGCGGGCGATGTGGACGCGCGCCAGCTCCCCGCCCGAAAGCGTATCGGTGGCGCGGTCGGCCAGATCGAGCAGGTCGCAGGCGGCCAGCGCATGCGCGACCGCAAGGCTGTCGGCTTCACCCAGCCGCTCAGGGGCTGCGCCATAGGCGAACCGGCCCAGCGCCACGACATCGCGCACCCGGATCGGCCAGGCCAGATCGCGCATCTGCGGCAGATAGGTCACCGCGCGGGCACGCTGCTGCGGGGTGAGCGCGGCAGGATCGGTGCCCCCCAGCGCCGCATGGCCGCTATCGGGCCGCACTAGCCCCAGCGCGGCGCGCAACAGGCTGGTCTTGCCCGCGCCATTGGGGCCCAGCAGCACGACCAGCTCGCCCGGCTGCAGCGATAGCGACGCACGATCGAGCAGTGTCGTGCCGCGCAGGGCCAGGCTGGCTTCGGTCACCTCAAGATGCGGCGTGCTCATTGCGCCGCTCCCCGCCGGATGGCGATCATCACGAAGACCGGCGCGCCGATCAGCGCAGCGACAACGCCCAGCTTCAGCTCGGTATCGCCGGGGATCACGCGCACGGTGATATCGGCCAGCACCAGGATCAGCCCGGCGAGCAGCGCGCTCGGAACCAGCACGCGTGCCGGATCATGCCCGACCCAGGGGCGCACCAGATGCGGCGCGACAATCCCGACAAAGCCGATTGCTCCCGCCAGTGCCACCGCACCGCCAGTGGCAAGGCCAGCGCCCAGCACCACCAGCATCCGCTGGCGCGCGACATCCAGCCCGACACCGGCGGCGGCTTCCTCGCCCAAGGCCAGCGCCGTCAGCCCGCGCCGTCCGGCGACCAGCAGCGCCGCGCCTGCCACGATGAACGGGCCGCTCAGCGCCAGGTCGCTCAGGCTGCGATTGGCGACCGATCCCATCATCCAGGTGACCATGTCGGCCAGCGTGAAGGGATTGGGGGCCAGGTTCATCAGCAGCGCCATGATCGCGCCGGAAAAGCTCGATATGCCAACGCCGACCAGGATCAGCGTCACCACCGACCGTGTGCGCGGCGCGGCCCAGGCGATGATCGCGGTCGCCATCAGCGCACCGGCAATCGCGGCCAGCGGCAGCGCAAAGGGGATGACCGCAGCCAGGCCGTAGAAGAGCGCGACCGTCGCGAACAGCGCCGACATGGCCGATACGCCCAGCACGCCAGGCTCTGCCAGCGGATTGCGCAGCAGGCCCTGCAGCGCCGCGCCGCTGATCCCCAGAGCAGCGCCCGCAACCAGTGCGGCCAGCGCGCGCGGCAGGCGGACGTGCCATACGACCAGCATATCCCCCGCCTCGCCCTGGCCCAGCAGCGCCGCTGCCATGCGTCCAGGCGGCAGCGGCACCGAGCCGAGCAGGCAGGCCGCAACCAGCGCGATCACGATCCCAGCCATCAGCGACGGTATCAGCAGCCGACCGGTCATGGCAGTTTGGCGCCCCGCGCTCGGGCCATCGCCTCGGCAGCATCCAGCACGAACCAGCCGCCGCATGCGGTCCAGGCGCCTTCCAGCCCGATCGCCGGATGCGCGCTCGCGGTGCGCATCAGCGGATGGCGCGCCGCGCTCCACTGATCGGGATTATAGTCGCGCCGCCCGAACCAGGCCATTGCGACGCGATCGGGCTTTTCATAAGCCAGCCGCTCGAGCGGCAGCGGCTGCCAGCCGGGTTGCTGCTGAAAATTGCGATACCCGGCGAGTTCGATCAGCTCATGGATCAGCGATCCCGGGCCGGACGTGACCCCGCCTGGGGTGGCGTAGAGCAGACTCGGTGCGCCCTCATGCGCGCCGGCGACCTTGGCGCGTGCCAGCATCGCGATGCGCCTGTCCATTTCCCGCGCGACCTGCTCTCCTTTCGCCCGCTCACCCAGTCCGTCAGCCGTCTCCAGCAACACCCGGCGCACACCTGTCAGATCCTCGGCATAGCCCAGCTGCAGCACCGGCACGCCTGCGCGCGCAAAAAATGCGCCCGCGTCCGCGCCACCGCCATAGCTGCGCACCACCAGATCGGGCTTCAGCACAAGCACGTCTTCGGCGCGCGGCGCAACCTTGGGCATGCCCTTTGCGGCAGCGCGCATGTACGAGAAATCGCGCGTGGCATCGGGCGAGAGCGCCAGGATGCGGTCGCGCCCGACCAGCTTGAGCACATATTGGTCGGCACAATAATCCAGGCTGACGATCCGCATCGCCCGCACCGGTGTCTCGACCGGTTGCGGGGTGGCGGCATTGCCTAGCGAGCATGCGGCAAGAGCAAGCGGAAGCACCATCGCGAGCCAGCGCGACATTCCCGTTACCCCGGCAAGGCCAGAGGTCCCGCTGGCCATTCGACCAGGACCGGGCTTCCCGCGCGTACGGGAAGGACGAGAAAAGCTGCCTGCCATCACATCTTCAACCTGACCCCCGCATAGCCGGCGCGTCCCGGCACGCCATAATTGAACGCGGTCTGGTACGCCTCGTCAAACAGGTTTTCGACGCGTCCATAGACTTCCAGATTGTCCGAGATGCTCCAGCTCGCGCGCAGGTCGACGCGGACATAGCTGTCGAGCCGGATGGTGTTGGCGACATCGTCAAACGTGTCGCCGACCATCAGGAAGGTCGCACCCAGCGCCGGACCCCAGGGCGACTGCCAGTCGGCCAGCAACGATGCGCTGTCCCTGGCGCGCCGGGCCAGCCGGTTGCCGAAGTTCGAGCGGCCGAAGAAATCGGGCTCGGTCGAGCGGTTTTCGGTATCGACCAGGCTGTATTGCGCCTGCACGGTGAAATTGGGCACCGGCTGCATCCACAGCCCCAGCTCGACGCCTTGCGCGCGCGCCGCCGCGATATTCTCCAGGCTGAACGTCGCCGAGGAAAAGACGATCAGATCCTTGGTGTTGCGGCGGAACCAGGTCGCCTGCGCCCGCAGCTTGCCGTCGATCAGCGACTGTTCGATGCCCGCGTCATAGCTGCGCGCGGTCTCTGGCCTGAGATCGGGGTTGCCGAACGCGGCCAGCTGCTCGCTGAGCGCCGGTGCACGGAAGCCCTCGGCATAGGTGGCGCGGATCACGGTATCGCCGCCATTGGGGCTATAGGCGATATTGCCGCCCAGGCTGGTCTTGCTGCCGAACACCTGCTGATCGTCGACCCGCACGCCGCCGGTGACGGTCAGGCCGGTGAAGGGACGCACGATCGCCTGGCCGTAATAGCTGGTCATGTGCACATCGCTGACATCGGGCGCGGTGTTGAACGAGGGGAAGAAGGTGCTGGCCTCGCTCTGTTCGTGCTCCACGCCGAACACCAGGGTAAGCGCATCGGCAACATCGGCGACACCCTGATATTCGAACCGGTCGAGCGTGCCCTTGGCGCGCGCCGGGTTGAACGATCCGGGCGTGGGATCGGTGGTGATCCGCTTGATGTCGGTACGGGTATAGGCGAAGCGATTGCGCAGTCGCCCATCGAACAGCGCAACGTTGAGTCCCGCATAGCCCACGAACTGGCGGTTATCGGTTACCGGAAGCGTATCGCCGGGCGGGTTGTCGAATGCGGTCTCGCCATCGGTATAGAAGCCGCGCAGGTCCAGGCTGATCGCATCGCTGAACGCGACCCTGATCTTGCCATTGAGCGTCAGGTTTTCGAACCCGTCCTTTTCGGTTGCGCCTGAACGTTCGTCAGAAGCGCTGATGCCATCGGTGCGGAACCAGCTTCCGCCCAGGCTGCCCGAGACAATGCCCGACTTGACCGAGACGCTGGCGACCAGCTGGCTGGTATCGCGATAGCCATATTCGCCGCGGGCACTGGCCTGCAGCCCCTCGGTCGGTTCGATCGTGGTGATGTTGATGACGCCGCCGATCGCCTGGCTGCCCCAGATGACA harbors:
- a CDS encoding iron ABC transporter permease, which translates into the protein MTGRLLIPSLMAGIVIALVAACLLGSVPLPPGRMAAALLGQGEAGDMLVVWHVRLPRALAALVAGAALGISGAALQGLLRNPLAEPGVLGVSAMSALFATVALFYGLAAVIPFALPLAAIAGALMATAIIAWAAPRTRSVVTLILVGVGISSFSGAIMALLMNLAPNPFTLADMVTWMMGSVANRSLSDLALSGPFIVAGAALLVAGRRGLTALALGEEAAAGVGLDVARQRMLVVLGAGLATGGAVALAGAIGFVGIVAPHLVRPWVGHDPARVLVPSALLAGLILVLADITVRVIPGDTELKLGVVAALIGAPVFVMIAIRRGAAQ
- a CDS encoding TonB-dependent receptor translates to MSKFARIATVSAATLAAVTPLYAQSAQDEGDDIVVSASRIEQKRSETGQSITVVDKAELDRRQTQVLSDVLQTLPGVSVARNGGPGGTTSVFIRGGDSSQTLVLVDGVRVNDPSAPSGAFDFSSILTGNIGSVELLRGPNSVIWGSQAIGGVINITTIEPTEGLQASARGEYGYRDTSQLVASVSVKSGIVSGSLGGSWFRTDGISASDERSGATEKDGFENLTLNGKIRVAFSDAISLDLRGFYTDGETAFDNPPGDTLPVTDNRQFVGYAGLNVALFDGRLRNRFAYTRTDIKRITTDPTPGSFNPARAKGTLDRFEYQGVADVADALTLVFGVEHEQSEASTFFPSFNTAPDVSDVHMTSYYGQAIVRPFTGLTVTGGVRVDDQQVFGSKTSLGGNIAYSPNGGDTVIRATYAEGFRAPALSEQLAAFGNPDLRPETARSYDAGIEQSLIDGKLRAQATWFRRNTKDLIVFSSATFSLENIAAARAQGVELGLWMQPVPNFTVQAQYSLVDTENRSTEPDFFGRSNFGNRLARRARDSASLLADWQSPWGPALGATFLMVGDTFDDVANTIRLDSYVRVDLRASWSISDNLEVYGRVENLFDEAYQTAFNYGVPGRAGYAGVRLKM
- a CDS encoding cupin-like domain-containing protein, whose product is MTDQPHPAGFARTMTGGVFTDDAKARFALCYPETAHILTHGLLQHPLLDLEALAQLGEALPEKSLEYNRGDLPIGIRPEDVPKTGLSIGETIRRIDSANSWCVLKNIEQVPAYRDLLMSLLHELDDVTGKTTGAMLRPEGFIFVSSPGSMTPYHFDPEHNILLQLRGWKTMTVFPAGDPRFAAPEAHEAYHSGGGPRNLPWDDGFALHGTDYRLEPGQAIFVPVMAPHYVRNGDKPSISLSITWRSEWSYAETDAHAMNSVLRKYGFRPSPPRRYPVNNLVKSYSYRALRKLGLD
- a CDS encoding ABC transporter substrate-binding protein, producing the protein MSRWLAMVLPLALAACSLGNAATPQPVETPVRAMRIVSLDYCADQYVLKLVGRDRILALSPDATRDFSYMRAAAKGMPKVAPRAEDVLVLKPDLVVRSYGGGADAGAFFARAGVPVLQLGYAEDLTGVRRVLLETADGLGERAKGEQVAREMDRRIAMLARAKVAGAHEGAPSLLYATPGGVTSGPGSLIHELIELAGYRNFQQQPGWQPLPLERLAYEKPDRVAMAWFGRRDYNPDQWSAARHPLMRTASAHPAIGLEGAWTACGGWFVLDAAEAMARARGAKLP
- a CDS encoding ABC transporter ATP-binding protein is translated as MSTPHLEVTEASLALRGTTLLDRASLSLQPGELVVLLGPNGAGKTSLLRAALGLVRPDSGHAALGGTDPAALTPQQRARAVTYLPQMRDLAWPIRVRDVVALGRFAYGAAPERLGEADSLAVAHALAACDLLDLADRATDTLSGGELARVHIARALASEAPMMVADEPVASLDPRHQHKVMRLIRGFVDRGGGALVVLHDLDLAALHADRLVWMAGGRTVAEGSVADTMTAHWIEAIYGVHATVMHNEGAIRVLVGR
- a CDS encoding GNAT family N-acetyltransferase, with protein sequence MDQSLALAGSPTAAAAGGAVRLSLLDPAALDPGFVAAWQRLADHCSEPNVFHAPDYLAPAIAHCDTLRRARIVALHDEGQLVGLMPMARETYYGRWPVPHSQNWRHPNCFLGTPLIRPGHERSFWQALLLQLDRQLSAGLFLHLYGIATDGPVFAALRQLCSDQRRSCDVVLAEERAMLATDQPGQAYYEQVVRKKKRKELARLRNRLAEIGQIETVQGPGEAGLDAWLAEFLALEQSGWKGRNGSALADLPGTRALFLEATHRAHASGKLHLIAMRLDGKPIAMLVNFLSPPGGFSFKTAFDEAFARYSPGVLLQIDNLDILRNHGLAWMDSCAAEGHPMIDSLWAERRHVGRVSVGLKGFGRPALFAAFRRGERFMDRRRAAQAPTLPPSAPLETDDD